A single region of the Geobacillus subterraneus genome encodes:
- a CDS encoding acyl-CoA dehydrogenase family protein yields MDFTLPAEIEFLKENVRKFVKEVVEPVAMDIEENDHIPEDIIEKSKAMGLFGLSIPEEYGGLGLSMVGKCAIYEELGKTHNGYTTLIGAHTGIGTVGIVELGTEEQKRRYLPKMATGEWIGAFALTEPSAGSNAAAIKTTAVRKGDRYIINGSKHYITNAVDAHVFTVMAVTDPSKGPKGITSFIVEKDFPGFIVGNVERKMGLRGSHSAELFFDNLEVPVENVLGKEGEGYVNALKILANGRAGLAARNLGSCIRLLEYCMEYAEQREQFGKPIIEQQAIQHMLAEMSMLIEVLRSTVYRVAWMVDQKMRVVKEAAIAKLFGSEVYNKIADLAVQIHGGLGYMKDYPIERYFRDARITKIYEGTSEIQRNIIASELRKEYGKVRA; encoded by the coding sequence ATGGATTTTACGTTGCCAGCCGAGATTGAATTTTTAAAAGAAAACGTCCGTAAATTTGTGAAAGAAGTCGTGGAGCCGGTGGCCATGGACATTGAAGAAAACGACCACATTCCAGAAGATATTATTGAAAAATCGAAAGCCATGGGGCTGTTCGGCTTAAGCATCCCGGAAGAATACGGCGGCCTTGGCTTGTCGATGGTCGGCAAATGCGCCATTTATGAAGAACTCGGGAAAACGCATAACGGCTATACGACATTAATCGGCGCCCATACCGGCATCGGTACGGTCGGCATCGTCGAGCTCGGCACCGAGGAACAAAAGCGGCGCTACTTGCCAAAAATGGCGACAGGCGAATGGATCGGAGCCTTTGCCTTAACCGAGCCGAGCGCCGGCTCGAACGCCGCCGCGATTAAAACGACCGCCGTCCGCAAAGGCGACCGCTACATCATTAACGGCTCGAAGCATTACATTACGAATGCTGTCGACGCCCACGTGTTTACGGTGATGGCGGTCACCGATCCGTCAAAAGGCCCGAAAGGCATTACCTCGTTTATTGTGGAAAAAGATTTCCCCGGCTTTATCGTCGGTAATGTCGAGCGGAAAATGGGGCTGCGCGGATCGCATTCAGCCGAGCTGTTTTTTGACAACTTGGAAGTGCCGGTCGAAAACGTGCTCGGAAAAGAAGGCGAGGGATATGTCAACGCTCTCAAAATCCTCGCCAACGGCCGCGCGGGTCTCGCCGCCCGCAACCTCGGTTCGTGCATCCGCCTCTTAGAATACTGCATGGAATACGCCGAACAGCGTGAGCAGTTCGGCAAGCCGATCATCGAGCAACAAGCGATCCAGCATATGTTGGCGGAAATGAGCATGTTGATCGAAGTGCTGCGCTCCACCGTCTACCGCGTCGCCTGGATGGTCGATCAAAAGATGCGCGTCGTCAAAGAAGCGGCCATTGCCAAACTGTTCGGCTCGGAAGTGTACAACAAAATCGCCGATCTCGCTGTGCAAATCCACGGCGGCCTCGGCTACATGAAAGACTACCCGATCGAACGCTACTTCCGTGATGCCCGCATCACGAAAATTTACGAAGGCACCTCGGAAATCCAGCGCAACATCATCGCGAGCGAACTGCGGAAAGAATACGGAAAAGTGCGGGCATGA
- a CDS encoding aldehyde dehydrogenase family protein has product MTTHVQVHHFPLFIDGQWQPASSGETFNVYNPATGEAVATVAKATAEDVDRAVKAARKAFDETDWKTMKPKERARVLNAIAQAIAANAQELAYLEAISSGGTIRRISSIDILQTVDLFQTMANIVQEYPFSETLPIPPFPGPAHNFVWREPIGVCAAITPWNLPLMIASWKIAPTLATGNTMVVKPASYTPLSTLKLAEIISSFVPPGVINVVAGPGAEVGEALVRHPQVDKVAFTGSTEVGRRIMELAAGTVKNVTLELGGKSPNILLDDADLEIAIPGSLFGVFLHSGQLCESGTRLFVPDRMHDEVVERLVALTKTLQIGHPLDPATDIGPVISKRQQETVLSYIETGKQEGATLVCGGHAVDVPGCEGGHFVAPTIFTNVKNSMKIAQEEIFGPVLSVIRYHDVEEAVAMANDTIYGLAAGVWTRDVNKAYAIAGRLRAGVVWINDWHMLRNDAPFGGYKQSGIGREMGKYSLDAYTQLKHVHTSMVPELEKRKWYQVLFSKLGAMRKA; this is encoded by the coding sequence ATGACCACTCATGTGCAAGTGCATCATTTTCCGCTTTTCATTGACGGCCAATGGCAGCCGGCAAGCAGCGGGGAAACGTTTAACGTATACAATCCGGCGACCGGAGAGGCGGTGGCGACCGTCGCGAAGGCGACAGCGGAAGATGTGGACCGGGCGGTGAAGGCGGCGCGCAAGGCGTTTGACGAGACGGATTGGAAGACGATGAAACCGAAAGAACGGGCGCGCGTGCTGAATGCGATCGCTCAGGCCATTGCCGCCAACGCCCAGGAGCTCGCCTATTTGGAAGCGATCTCAAGCGGAGGGACGATCCGGCGCATCAGCTCGATTGATATTTTGCAGACGGTCGATTTGTTCCAAACGATGGCGAACATCGTTCAAGAGTACCCCTTTTCGGAAACGTTACCGATTCCGCCATTTCCCGGACCGGCGCACAATTTTGTTTGGCGCGAGCCGATCGGGGTGTGCGCAGCGATTACGCCGTGGAATTTGCCGCTCATGATCGCATCGTGGAAGATCGCCCCGACGCTGGCGACGGGCAATACGATGGTTGTCAAGCCGGCAAGCTATACGCCGCTCTCGACGCTTAAACTGGCGGAAATCATTTCGTCGTTCGTGCCTCCTGGGGTCATCAACGTAGTGGCTGGACCGGGCGCGGAAGTGGGGGAGGCGCTTGTCCGTCATCCGCAAGTGGACAAGGTGGCGTTTACCGGCTCAACCGAAGTCGGGCGTCGGATTATGGAACTGGCGGCTGGGACAGTCAAAAACGTGACGCTCGAGCTTGGCGGCAAGTCGCCGAACATTTTGCTTGATGACGCGGATTTGGAGATCGCCATTCCGGGCAGCTTGTTTGGCGTCTTTTTGCACTCCGGCCAGCTGTGCGAATCGGGAACGCGGTTGTTTGTGCCGGATCGGATGCATGATGAAGTCGTCGAACGGCTCGTCGCGCTGACAAAAACGCTGCAAATCGGCCACCCGCTTGACCCGGCGACGGATATCGGCCCGGTCATTTCCAAGCGGCAACAAGAAACGGTGCTATCCTATATTGAAACTGGCAAACAAGAAGGGGCGACGCTTGTCTGCGGCGGCCATGCGGTGGATGTCCCGGGCTGTGAAGGCGGCCATTTTGTCGCGCCGACGATTTTTACGAATGTGAAAAACAGCATGAAAATCGCCCAAGAAGAAATTTTCGGCCCGGTGTTGTCTGTCATTCGCTACCACGACGTGGAGGAGGCGGTGGCGATGGCGAACGATACGATTTACGGGCTGGCGGCTGGCGTCTGGACGCGCGATGTCAACAAGGCGTACGCCATCGCCGGGCGCTTGCGGGCGGGCGTCGTTTGGATCAATGACTGGCACATGCTGCGCAATGACGCGCCGTTTGGCGGATACAAACAAAGCGGCATCGGGCGCGAGATGGGCAAATATTCACTTGATGCCTACACGCAACTGAAACATGTGCATACGTCGATGGTGCCGGAGCTCGAGAAGCGCAAATGGTATCAAGTGCTGTTTTCGAAGTTGGGCGCAATGAGAAAAGCATAA
- a CDS encoding iron-containing alcohol dehydrogenase — MTTLANFWLRTAIYTGSNSRALVPDLFRGLGAKRVLLLSDRGLEQAGVVGKVADLFRLTPHGTGPELAGIFLDIRQDAESECVNEAARYAREVGADALLAVGGGSVLDTTKGVKYALFKGLRDIKEAIPGGLLYESFPKAQFMPIPHIAIPTTAGTGSEVSPIAVIYNEEMRLKTNIIHPFINADVAVLDPDLTVGLPPKVTAFTGMDALTHAIEALASLTATALTDACALQAIRLIHDYLPQAVRDGGNIRARSEMLQASLLGITAFSFALNAIPVHNFAHAYGAMFRIPHGLANAVFLPVVMEMIPDLYLPKAKRLAEALGIHDHGQGEEVLLAKAIERIRRLRDDIGLPADFADYPITEEQFAATIPAVASDPAAVSFPLPPELIRAVGERVVKLTVEKG, encoded by the coding sequence ATGACGACGTTAGCGAATTTTTGGCTGCGCACGGCGATTTATACGGGCTCAAATAGCCGGGCACTCGTGCCGGATTTGTTCCGAGGACTGGGGGCGAAACGGGTGCTACTGCTTTCCGACCGCGGTCTGGAGCAGGCCGGCGTCGTTGGGAAGGTGGCCGATCTGTTTCGGCTGACGCCGCACGGGACTGGACCGGAACTGGCTGGCATCTTCTTAGATATCCGCCAAGATGCGGAAAGCGAATGCGTCAATGAGGCCGCGCGCTATGCGCGCGAAGTCGGCGCCGATGCTTTGTTGGCCGTCGGCGGCGGCAGCGTGTTGGATACGACTAAAGGGGTGAAATACGCTCTGTTCAAAGGGTTGCGCGACATTAAAGAGGCCATTCCCGGCGGGTTGTTGTACGAGTCGTTTCCAAAAGCGCAATTCATGCCGATTCCGCACATCGCCATCCCGACGACCGCCGGCACGGGGTCGGAAGTGTCGCCGATTGCGGTCATTTATAATGAAGAGATGCGGTTGAAAACGAACATCATCCATCCGTTTATTAATGCCGATGTGGCGGTGCTCGACCCGGATTTGACAGTCGGGCTGCCGCCGAAGGTGACGGCGTTCACCGGCATGGATGCCCTCACCCATGCCATTGAGGCGCTCGCCTCGCTGACGGCGACCGCGCTTACGGATGCATGCGCTTTGCAGGCGATTCGCCTAATTCACGATTATTTGCCGCAGGCGGTCCGCGATGGTGGAAACATCCGCGCCCGCTCGGAGATGCTGCAGGCAAGCTTGCTTGGCATCACCGCTTTCAGCTTTGCGTTAAACGCCATCCCGGTGCATAATTTCGCCCATGCGTACGGGGCGATGTTCCGCATCCCGCACGGGCTGGCGAATGCTGTCTTTTTGCCGGTCGTCATGGAAATGATTCCTGATTTGTATTTGCCGAAGGCGAAGCGGCTGGCTGAAGCGCTCGGCATTCACGATCACGGCCAAGGGGAAGAGGTGTTGCTCGCTAAAGCGATCGAGCGCATTCGCCGCTTGCGTGATGACATCGGGCTGCCGGCTGATTTTGCTGATTATCCGATCACGGAAGAACAATTTGCCGCAACCATTCCGGCGGTCGCTTCCGACCCGGCAGCGGTCAGCTTTCCACTGCCGCCTGAACTGATTCGGGCGGTCGGCGAGCGCGTTGTGAAGTTGACAGTGGAAAAAGGATGA